tttttggtgaataagccttcattttataataaatggtgttgatttaataaaaataatgttcATTTGAACATGAGATAATCCCAATcctaaaaatttatgttaacaTATATATACTTCCATAATCAGTGGAGTAAAcaataatttttgatttatttttctgctttcatatatataactaattattcataatttttttttatcattgaagAGTAACATTTTAACAACagtgaaataaattgatattCTTTTTAACATCTAAATAGATCGGATAGCCAttcaaattaactttttttttttgaaatcaatgTCAAGTGATGCATATTTTTTTCTTACTATGAAGATTGAAGTAATCTGTGGGATGCCGGGGACTTCGACTGCCTTGTGACAAGTGAAGAGAAGCGTTGGTAGGTTAGTGTAGAGTTCGAAATAATATCACCGTTATGAGCAgtacatttcaatcaattaaactcCCAGtacatttcaatcaattttttttttgaaaaagacaGACTTCATTAACCAAGCAAACAAGCGGAGGCTTCAGCCATTACAATTTGAGTAATAATGTGAGGCACACTATTTTTCCATTTACAGCTCCCTTCCCCCATATCTAAGACATATTTAGCTAGGGTGTGAGCAGCTCTATTAGTTCTCCTGCTAGCATATGCAACACCAGTACAATGAGAGTCAATGTCTAAATTGTAACAATCTCTAACAATAGTCCCAATGTCATTAAGAGGCACAGTCTTGTTCTTGAAGCCTTCCACTGCTACCTTCGAGTCTGAAACCACTACAAAGGGAGTTAAAAGTTCTTCGTTTGCCAACATAATTCCATCACGGACAGCGATTGCTTCACCAACACTCACTTCAGTCAACCAGTCATATTTCTCACAACCTGCTGCCTTAACCTCTCCTCTCCAATTCCTAATAACCACCCCTGTACTGAAGCATCTATTCTTCTCAGAGAAGCCGACATCAACATTAACACAAAATTTGTGCTGGCTTGGTGGAATCCACCTCTGATCTTCCGGTCTAACCATGCTCCTGCCATTTTGAGTCTTATCAAGACTCCTTCTCTGATTGGCATCCATATACTCTCCTATGAAATGGACAACCCAATCCACCACCTGATCTCCAGGTTTTGTTGGGGTATCAAACAGGATAGCATTTCTGTTATTCCACAGCGACCACACGAGGGTACAAAACACCTAAAAATATGATTTGTTCAATTTCTGTTGAGTACCAGACAAAAAATCTTGAACCCCCCAACAATAATCGGTTTAATAACACTACCCTGCTCCCATCACCTCCAAACTGCCTTTGCTGCCTTGCAGTACCAGACGGTGTGAATAATTGTTTCCTGCTCTTTTCCACACAATGGACACAAGCTATCAATCTTCATGCCTCTTTTCACTAGATTAACTTTCACCGGAAGCCAATTATGGAAGTAGCGCCATAAAAAAATCTTGATTTTCGACGGTAGTTTCATTCTCCACAAATTTTTCCACCATCTCATGTTCTCCATATTACCTGACCCCGAAGTCGGATCTTTCATGTCCACCGCCAGTCTATAAGCACTTCTAACAGAGAATAAACGTTTCTTATCGTAGTGCCATCTGATCCCATCCTCCTGAGCAATTTTTGGGAGAGGGATGTCCATAATGCATGTGATATCCATCTCCAAAAAGTTGCTGCTAATTTTAGCTTTGTCCCATTGACCATCATTTAGTAATAGCTCGCAAACTCTAGCTTCAGGGTCTAATTTTGGATAGCTCACTACTTTGAACGACTTGTCCCTAAGAAGCCACGGATCCTTATATATGGATATCTTAAGCCCATCGCCCACTTTCCAGCACCACCCAGCCATAATAACCTCTTTCCCCCACATAATGCTCCGCCACGTAAAAGATCTTGTCCTCGGACAGGTAGCCTCAAGGAAGGAGGACGttacatttcaatcaattaaactcCCACAATTTTAGTAAAGTTCTATAGCACATATACCATCTGAATTATAATTcattagttatattttattatttacatcACTCactatatacatataaaatttcaagcacaaaataaatataattagaattatatttaaagaattcatttcattaattttaatatagtaatttatttatacaaattatattataaataaattcttttatataatttattttataattttaatattgatgAATATCTCTATATTTATACTACTAATACATTTTGTTTACATTttcgttttttatatttataattgagATTCTTTCAATTAATCtacattatttattataaaataaataatatagaatgaatttttttaattatattaattaatttatattattaatttatagaaaacaatgtcactttaaaaaaaaaccctGCAAGTTGCAACATAGAATCCACCTAAGCAAGAACAGAAATTTCATAAGAAGTTTCCACCTTTGGATCacatttgttttcttctttagtttatgttatttttttggAGCCAAcaatttcataatatttaatcTTTGTATGACCAAAAACGTGCAGTTTGACCACAAATAGCCAACCAATCTTGATCAGTTTAACCTAATCACCATTTTCTAAGAACATTACTAGCTCATCTTCTTCAcaacaaaccaaatcaaatacaCAAAATGGGCAAGAAAatctcttcttttttctttttcttcttcaccATTTCTTCAATCTCAGCCTCCCCTTCATGTCCTATAGATTTCACCTATGTTAAAACGACACCATGGGACGCCTCCGGTTGCCGGAAACCAGACCAAGGACACTGTTGCGTGACTCTTCTAAGCTTATTCGGCATGGGATTAGCTCAACATCTAAGAGAGACAACCATGTTTCAACTTGCCAACGCAACTATTCAATCTTCCTGCTTATCAGTTTTTCAATCCAATCTTTCTGCCATGTCAATAGATTCGTCGCTAGTTCCTACTTGCTTTAACAACCCGGCCCAGTTCGTGGCTAATGCTTCTAGTTGCGTCGGAATATTCACGACGCAAGATTGGACTGAAAAAATTGGTCCCATGACAACTCTACAAACATCTTGTAAAGATGACGTTTCAGGATTAACACAGTGCAGTTCTTGTCTTGAAGCTGGACAAAAGGTGACTTCTCAGTTGACAATGATCGACCCGAATAGAACATCAAAATGTTTTTACTTTACTTGTTTATACGCTGCCGCTATTGTTAATGAGCTCGGTCCGATGGATCCCACTACTGCCGGCTGCATCCTCGGTTTGCCGTTGACGTCAGGTTCAACGTTAATCAAAAAATCATCGAATGACTCGAACAAAGATAAACGGTTGAAGTTACTTTTCGGATTATCCGGTGGTGTTATCGGTGCTTTTCTTGCTTTCGGACTAATTATATGGTACAGACGCCGCGAGATGAATCGGAGAAAACATAACGCTTCCCACGAAGAATACGTAAGCAGTTTCCGGGCAAGTGTGTTGCCCAACTCCGGCGCAAAATGGTTTCATTTCTCAGAGCTTCAAAGAGCCACCAACGGATTTTCGCAGAAGAATTTCATCGGACAAGGTACGTATGGACTCGTATACAAAGGGATTTTATCGTCAGACGGAAGTGTGGGTAATTGACATAAATGGTACCAAACCTTTGGaccttgtatcaaaatggtaccaaaCCTTTATTTTGTATCTTTTTGGTACCCAACTTTCTATCATTTGTTTCAGATtggtttttttttacaaattcacGCCATTTTTAATGACGTCGTGaccggaaaaatattttatttatttattttaaccaCATCAGATGCCATATCACATGACACATACCATAGTTTAGTGGTTCGGCTCTTCTCTTTCGCCTctccaatcattaaaaatggcCGGAATTTGTAGAAAAAACCAATTTGAAACAAATGATAAAAAGTTTGGTATcaaaaagatacaaattaaaggtttggtaccattttgatacaaggtCCAAAGGTTTGGTACCATTTATGTCAATAACCCCGGAAGTGTAGTTGCGGTGAAACAAATGCAAGATTTGGATTACTCACAAGGAGATGAAGAATTCACTAATGAAGTAGAAATCATAAGCAAAGTAAGGCACAAAAATCTTCTTTCGCTTCGAGGCTGTTGCGTTACAAGCGATCATTTAAAAGGTAAACAAAGATATCTTGTGTACGACTTCATGTCTAACGGTAGTATTAATGACCATTTATCGAGTCAAAATAGCCGGAGAGAGCTTACTTGGCCAGCAAGAAAGAACATTGTTCTCGATATAGCTAAAGGACTAGCTTACTTGCATTACGGCGTAAAACCTGCAATTTATCATCGAGATATTAAGTCgacaaatattttattagacaaAGAAATGAGAGCAAAAGTTGCAGATTTTGGATTAGCAAAGCAAAGTTTAGAAGGTCAATCGCATTTAACAACAAGAGTAGGAGGAACACATGGTTATTTAGCACCAGAATACGCTTTATATGGACAATTAACAGAGAAAAGCGATGTTTATAGCTTCGGAATTGTGATTCTTGAGATAATGAGCGGAAGAAAAGTTCTCGACACTTCGAATTCGACCACGTCGTTTCTTTTGATAACGGATTGGGCATGGACGCTAGCGAAATCAGGAAAGATTGAAGAAATATTTGATGAATTTATAAAAGAGGAAGGACCAAAAGGAATAATGGAGAGATTTGTTCTTGTGGGGATACTTTGTGCTCATGTAATGGTGGCATTTAGACCAACCATTGCTGATGCTCTTAGAATGCTTGAAGGTGATATTGATATACCTAAATTACCTGACAGACCAATGCCGCTTAGCCATGAATCAATATTTAGATCTTCTTTGTATGATAGCTCAACTGGTCAAAGTTCGAGAGCCAGCATTTCCAGTACAAGCACAGTATAGATCATATAGTAttagttttctttgtttttataGCCACCTTCAAGTTTACATgtcaatttcaaaatatttaaagatgCCTACCacgatgtttttttttttctctcattttgtgttaattaattttttttagttttatgatATATTATCAATTATAGTATAGGGTTGGAGATAAGTATGCTCAAAAGCTTTGGTTCATTTTTTTATACCTCTTccctttaattgaaaaataaattctatttttataattaaacgaatataaaaaatattaacattcttatatttaattatttaatcaaaatattattctttttaatatttaattactttaaaataatatgctctctttaattttatttttaaattaaggaTAGGTTGCTAATatcaaaaaagtattttttttgtctttgatTACAAGTATTAATATTAATGTACTTCtatttattaagttaattagAAAAGAGTTTaactttataaattgaattatttttttaatatgaatgaTAAATTtacaatataattataaaagtcatataaatgttttaaaatgacgtcaatttatagataaataaatttttttagttttttttagatAGTGTACTATAATTGTTAGTGGGGGTTAGCGGAAGTTAATGTTAGACATTTTTTAGTTGAACGATTAAAAAGAGCGGAGGGAGTAATGCCTCTTTCCTTTAATTGCTTACCTGTCAATCTAAGCCTTCCATGTTGTATACGAGCTTGCGATATGAATAGGACAATGCCTCCACGTCACTACATAGGATGTTTCTATTGACCACAAAGTGCCAGGTAGACTGTTcccatttaattttattttacacgAACACCTGAACGAAGGGTCAAATCACTCCCTCAACTTGTCATAGAATACTAGATAGGTCAGATTTTGGAGAAATTTTGGGCATCATCGTTGATTTGAAATTTTCGGATCAGGTCAGATTTTGGAGAAATTCTGGTGGGTTGTGTTTAGTGGTTTaggttttatttatataattagagGTTTATAGCATTAGTGTTTTTagattcttcttcatttttgacTCTTTAAGCTACTATTTTTTTAAGTGCGTACAATCCTCTgttacaaattttttaatttatgtgtgTATGTGGGAATTTGTTAAGCTAAAGTAAACCATGTAGTTGAGCTAAGGCTTGTTAGTTATCATCATTGCATGCCGAGGCTTCTGTTTTTAGATTGCACGCTACCTATTTGATAAAATTCGTTAGTCAACTAAAAATGGAGGTTACTCAATTTCTGAATAACGCTGAGGATTCTTTAGAGCGGTAGTTAGTTGGTTAACTAAAATTGGATTAGAAGTGATATAGTTTTATTTATGTGACAGCATTGAGTTTTCAATGCGGggatttaatcaattttttaatttt
This region of Mercurialis annua linkage group LG1-X, ddMerAnnu1.2, whole genome shotgun sequence genomic DNA includes:
- the LOC126676719 gene encoding probable receptor-like protein kinase At1g11050 is translated as MGKKISSFFFFFFTISSISASPSCPIDFTYVKTTPWDASGCRKPDQGHCCVTLLSLFGMGLAQHLRETTMFQLANATIQSSCLSVFQSNLSAMSIDSSLVPTCFNNPAQFVANASSCVGIFTTQDWTEKIGPMTTLQTSCKDDVSGLTQCSSCLEAGQKVTSQLTMIDPNRTSKCFYFTCLYAAAIVNELGPMDPTTAGCILGLPLTSGSTLIKKSSNDSNKDKRLKLLFGLSGGVIGAFLAFGLIIWYRRREMNRRKHNASHEEYVSSFRASVLPNSGAKWFHFSELQRATNGFSQKNFIGQGTYGLVYKGILSSDGSVVAVKQMQDLDYSQGDEEFTNEVEIISKVRHKNLLSLRGCCVTSDHLKGKQRYLVYDFMSNGSINDHLSSQNSRRELTWPARKNIVLDIAKGLAYLHYGVKPAIYHRDIKSTNILLDKEMRAKVADFGLAKQSLEGQSHLTTRVGGTHGYLAPEYALYGQLTEKSDVYSFGIVILEIMSGRKVLDTSNSTTSFLLITDWAWTLAKSGKIEEIFDEFIKEEGPKGIMERFVLVGILCAHVMVAFRPTIADALRMLEGDIDIPKLPDRPMPLSHESIFRSSLYDSSTGQSSRASISSTSTV